Sequence from the Triticum aestivum cultivar Chinese Spring unplaced genomic scaffold, IWGSC CS RefSeq v2.1 scaffold285627, whole genome shotgun sequence genome:
ATTGCTTTCAGAAAAGCAAAAGTCCAAAACTTTTGTCCTCGTCTTCATCTATTGCTAGTGATCCTAGCTAGATATACCTATAAAAGGGGACGACTCCTCCCGTCTGCGTGAGTACTTAAATCATCCTCACAAGAAGTCACAACTCGCAAGTGATAGCTAGCCATGGAGGTAGAGCAATGGCTTCACATGGCCAACGGCGACGGAGAGAACAGCTACGCCACCAACTCCAGACTCCAAGTAACTACCGTCCGATGCATGCATGCTTGTTCTCCTTCAGCTGCTTTGTTCTAGGTTGAACTACCTGCACTGAATATTTCCGTTAAGAAATTAATGGAATTTGTTGTGAGCCCGGTTGGGAAAAAAAGAGCATGCATTTATCGCCTTTTGCGTCCAGAGGGTGCTCGATCGATTAATTAATTTGTTACTCCcgcccgagcaggagaaggccaTGCTTGAGACCAGGCCGGTGCTCCAGGGCGCCGTGGTGGAGCTGTACAGGTCACTGCCGGACAAGAGCACCATGGTCGTCGCCGACCTAGGCTGCTCGTCAGGGCCGAACACGCTGCTGCTTGTGTCGGAG
This genomic interval carries:
- the LOC123179439 gene encoding anthranilate O-methyltransferase 3-like; protein product: MEVEQWLHMANGDGENSYATNSRLQEKAMLETRPVLQGAVVELYRSLPDKSTMVVADLGCSSGPNTLLLVSEVIGTISDHNREEEQEQRPPAAAMELQFFLNDLPGNDFNLVFRSLDRLQELTADRRPQYYVAGMPGSFYTRL